DNA sequence from the Bradyrhizobium diazoefficiens genome:
CGAGCAGCAGCCGCCTTCAGGTCGACGCCGTCATAGCCGGTGCCGTAACAGACGATGGCGCCGAGCTTCGGAAACAGGTCCATCGCCTCTGCACTGAGCGGCGAGCCGCCGGCGGTGAGCAGTGCGCGGATCTCGCCGAGCTTCTCCGCCGGAAATATTTCGCGCGCGGGCTTGCCACCGGTGTCGAGCAGCTCGAATCGCTCGGCAAAGCGCGCCATCATCGTCTTGGGAAAGCGCGAGTAGATCAGGACCTTGTCAGCCATTGTTCTTGTTTCCGGTGAGTGCCGTCGAAAATGCAAAGGGGCGGAATCGGTCACCCGATTCCGCCCCTCGCCTCATGCAATTTCCAGACTTAGCCGAGAATGGTGCCCGGCTCGACCTTCACACCGGGGCCCATGCTCGAGGACACCGCAACGCGCTGAATGTAGGTGCCCTTGGAACCAGCCGGCTTCGCCTTCGAGACAGCATCGGCGAGAGCCTTGATGTTCTCGACCAGCTTCTCCTCGGAGAACGAGGCCTTGCCGACACCGGCCTGCAGGATGCCGGCCTTCTCGACGCGGAACTCGACCGAGCCACCCTTGGCGCCCTTCACCGCGCCGGTGACGTCCATGGTCACGGTGCCGATCTTCGGGTTCGGCATCAAGCCGCGCGGGCCAAGCACCTTACCGAGGCGGCCGACCAGCGGCATCATGTCGGGGGTAGCGATGCAGCGGTCGAACTCGATCGTTCCGTTCTGCACCTTCTCGACCAGGTCCTCGGCGCCGACGACGTCGGCACCGGCAGCCTTGGCCTCGTCAGCCTTGGCGCCGCGGGCGAACACGCCGACGCGGAGCGTACGGCCGGTGCCGTTCGGCAGGGTCACGACGCCGCGGACCATCTGGTCGGCGTGGCGAGGATCGACGCCGAGATTGATCGCGACCTCGATGGTCTCGTCGAACTTCGCCTTGGCGCGTTCCTTGACCATCTTGATGGCGTCCGCGAGCGGGTAAAGCTTTTCCCGGTCAATGCCTTCGCGGGCTTTGTTCAAACGCTTTCCGATTGCCATGACCGCTTACCCCGCCACTTCCAGACCCATCGAACGGGCAGAGCCCTCGACCATCTTCATGGCCGATTCGATGGAATCGCAATTGAGATCCTTCATCTTCTTCTCGGCGATCTCGCGCACCTGCGCACGTGTCACCGCACCGGCCTTGTCACGGCCCGGCGCCTTCGAGCCGGACTGGATCTTGGCAGCCTGCTTCAGGAAGAAGGACATCGGGGGCGTCTTCATCTCGAACGTGAACGAACGATCGGCGTAGATCGTGATCA
Encoded proteins:
- the rplA gene encoding 50S ribosomal protein L1, with product MAIGKRLNKAREGIDREKLYPLADAIKMVKERAKAKFDETIEVAINLGVDPRHADQMVRGVVTLPNGTGRTLRVGVFARGAKADEAKAAGADVVGAEDLVEKVQNGTIEFDRCIATPDMMPLVGRLGKVLGPRGLMPNPKIGTVTMDVTGAVKGAKGGSVEFRVEKAGILQAGVGKASFSEEKLVENIKALADAVSKAKPAGSKGTYIQRVAVSSSMGPGVKVEPGTILG
- the rplK gene encoding 50S ribosomal protein L11; this encodes MAKKVTGYLKLQVPAGAANPSPPIGPALGQRGLNIMEFCKAFNAQTQKEEKNTPIPVVITIYADRSFTFEMKTPPMSFFLKQAAKIQSGSKAPGRDKAGAVTRAQVREIAEKKMKDLNCDSIESAMKMVEGSARSMGLEVAG